From the genome of Bacteroides sp. MSB163, one region includes:
- a CDS encoding sigma-54 dependent transcriptional regulator, with the protein MKKPGNILIVDDNRGVLTAVQLLLKPHFEKIITLTSPVTLTSVLREETPSVVLLDMNFTSGINTGNEGLFWLQEIKRLHPSLPVVLFTAYGDIDLAVRGIKEGATDFIVKPWDNQKLVETLLNAAQAIHNKNNGKNASPVTPAMYWGESPIMQQLRSLVEKVAITNANILITGENGTGKEMLAREIHALSSRRTKEMVAVDMGAITESLFESELFGHTKGSFTDAYADRPGKFETADHSTLFLDEIGNLPYHLQAKLLTVLQRRSIVRVGSNQPIAVDIRLICATNRNLNEMVQRNEFREDLLYRINTIHLEIPPLRERPEDILPLAERFITRFCKQYDKALLRLSDAACTKLNTHTWYGNIRELEHAIEKAVIICDGDELPAELFQLSKRPETSRTGSNAGTEAATLEEMERKMIQKALDTCNGNLSAVAAQLGITRQTLYNKMKKFGL; encoded by the coding sequence ATGAAAAAGCCCGGAAATATCCTCATTGTCGATGATAACCGCGGTGTGCTCACCGCCGTGCAACTGCTGTTGAAACCCCATTTCGAAAAGATCATCACACTCACTTCACCTGTCACACTTACCTCTGTGTTGCGTGAAGAAACTCCATCGGTGGTGTTACTTGACATGAACTTTACATCAGGCATCAATACCGGAAACGAAGGATTATTCTGGTTGCAGGAGATCAAACGCCTTCATCCCTCCTTACCTGTGGTTCTTTTCACTGCCTATGGAGATATTGATCTTGCCGTACGTGGCATTAAAGAAGGGGCTACAGACTTTATTGTCAAGCCATGGGATAATCAAAAACTGGTGGAAACCTTACTGAATGCAGCCCAAGCCATTCATAATAAGAATAACGGAAAAAATGCCTCGCCCGTAACCCCTGCCATGTATTGGGGAGAAAGTCCCATCATGCAGCAACTGCGCTCGCTAGTGGAGAAAGTCGCCATAACCAATGCAAATATCCTTATCACCGGAGAAAACGGTACGGGAAAAGAGATGCTGGCACGTGAAATTCATGCACTTTCTTCCCGCCGTACGAAGGAAATGGTTGCCGTAGACATGGGAGCCATCACCGAAAGCCTCTTTGAAAGCGAGCTTTTCGGGCATACAAAAGGCTCTTTCACAGATGCATACGCCGACCGTCCCGGTAAGTTCGAAACAGCAGACCATAGCACACTGTTTCTCGATGAAATCGGCAATTTACCCTATCACCTGCAAGCCAAACTACTAACCGTATTGCAACGCCGCAGTATTGTCCGTGTAGGCAGTAACCAGCCTATCGCTGTTGACATCCGTCTGATTTGTGCCACCAACCGCAACCTGAACGAAATGGTACAACGCAATGAATTCCGTGAAGACTTGCTTTACCGTATCAATACTATCCATCTTGAAATTCCGCCTTTGCGCGAACGGCCGGAAGACATTCTTCCTCTTGCCGAACGCTTTATAACGCGCTTCTGCAAGCAATATGACAAAGCATTATTACGGCTCTCCGATGCTGCCTGTACCAAATTGAATACACACACCTGGTACGGAAATATCCGCGAACTGGAGCATGCTATAGAGAAAGCAGTCATTATCTGCGACGGTGACGAACTTCCGGCGGAACTGTTCCAGTTGTCTAAGCGTCCCGAAACCTCACGCACCGGAAGCAATGCTGGTACAGAAGCAGCCACTCTTGAAGAAATGGAACGGAAAATGATACAGAAAGCTCTGGACACCTGTAACGGTAATCTATCCGCTGTTGCCGCACAACTCGGCATCACCCGGCAAACTCTCTATAACAAAATGAAAAAGTTCGGATTATGA
- a CDS encoding sensor histidine kinase, protein MKHYYRYITDRYLFRIVISLLLAGAVTVSIIYKDLLWIVISSLLLLTSLRWQWKLYRRHTQKVLFLLDAIENNDVSIHFSEHEDIPDNRIVNQALNRVASILYNVKSETAQQEKYYELILDCINTGILVLNDAGAVYQKNNEALRLLGLEVFTHVSQLSRIDVNLMGLFTHCCPGDKLQTRLSNERGTVNLSIRVSDITIRQEHFRILALNDINNELDEKEIDSWIRLTRVLTHEIMNSVTPITSLSDTLLTLIQGSEELKAKSESISSDKETADEIRNGLHTISTTGKGLLSFVENYRRFTRIPKPEPSLFYVKGFINRMVELARHQYPDSHINFHSHITPDDLILYADENLISQVFINLLKNAIQAIEAEGIPEGIITLHAYCNENEAVLIEVSNNGPAIPPEVAEHIFIPFFTTKEGGSGIGLSISRQIMRLSGGSLSLHPGRETMFVLKFN, encoded by the coding sequence ATGAAACATTACTACCGATACATCACCGACCGCTACCTTTTCCGTATCGTCATCTCTCTCCTGCTGGCGGGTGCTGTCACGGTATCCATTATTTATAAAGACCTTCTATGGATCGTCATCTCTTCCTTGCTGCTGTTGACGAGTCTGCGCTGGCAATGGAAACTGTATCGTCGGCATACGCAGAAAGTCCTGTTTCTGCTCGATGCCATTGAAAACAACGATGTATCCATCCATTTCTCCGAACACGAAGACATTCCCGACAACCGTATTGTAAACCAAGCCCTGAACCGCGTTGCTTCTATATTATATAATGTAAAGAGCGAAACGGCACAACAGGAAAAGTATTACGAACTCATTCTCGACTGCATCAATACCGGTATCCTGGTACTGAACGATGCAGGTGCTGTTTACCAGAAAAATAATGAAGCCCTCCGCCTGTTAGGGCTGGAAGTCTTCACCCATGTCAGCCAACTTAGCCGTATTGATGTAAACCTTATGGGACTTTTCACCCATTGCTGCCCCGGAGATAAGTTGCAAACCCGCCTGTCCAACGAACGCGGCACAGTCAATCTCTCCATCCGCGTCTCCGACATAACCATCCGTCAAGAGCATTTCCGCATCCTTGCCCTGAACGATATCAATAACGAACTGGACGAAAAGGAAATCGACTCTTGGATACGCCTGACCCGTGTACTGACACATGAAATAATGAATTCCGTCACTCCCATCACTTCACTGAGCGACACATTGCTGACACTGATACAAGGAAGCGAAGAATTAAAAGCGAAAAGTGAATCCATCTCTTCCGACAAAGAAACCGCTGACGAAATCCGTAATGGCCTGCACACCATCAGCACTACGGGCAAAGGACTTCTCTCTTTTGTAGAAAATTACCGTCGTTTCACCCGTATCCCCAAACCGGAACCTTCCTTGTTCTACGTCAAAGGTTTTATCAATCGCATGGTGGAATTGGCACGGCATCAATACCCTGATTCACATATCAATTTCCACTCCCACATCACTCCGGATGACCTTATTCTTTATGCAGATGAAAACCTTATCTCACAGGTATTCATCAACTTATTGAAAAATGCCATTCAGGCCATCGAGGCAGAAGGAATTCCAGAAGGTATCATCACCTTACACGCTTATTGTAATGAAAATGAAGCCGTACTCATCGAAGTGTCCAATAACGGTCCTGCCATTCCTCCTGAAGTAGCAGAACACATTTTCATACCTTTCTTCACCACAAAAGAAGGTGGCAGCGGCATCGGATTGAGCATTTCCCGTCAAATAATGCGCCTGTCAGGTGGCAGTCTTTCCCTACATCCCGGAAGGGAAACAATGTTTGTACTAAAATTCAATTAA
- a CDS encoding glycosyltransferase family protein codes for MKVLFIVQGEGRGHLTQAITLEEILRRNGHEVVEVLVGKSNTRRLPGFFNRSIQAPVKRFLSPNFLPTPANKRISMSRSIAYNLMQVPAYLRSICYIHRRIHETDADLVINFYELLTGLTYLLFRPSIPQISVGHQYLFLHHDFEFPQKNPVSLLMLRFFTRLTCIGAKEKLALSFRPMETDEEAYIRVVPPLLRREVLCCEATAGEYIHGYMVNAGFGKSISQWHEQHPEVPLHFFWDKPDEPEVCRMDETLSFHQLDDEKFLRYMSGCRAYATTAGFESVCEAMYLGKPLLMVPAHIEQDCNAYDAARGGAGIISDNFEVDRLLEFARSEYQPEKNFRSWVRSCEWRLLNCIETAEGIGFMNDYKLIYE; via the coding sequence ATGAAAGTTCTTTTTATAGTTCAAGGAGAAGGTCGCGGTCATCTGACGCAAGCCATCACGCTGGAAGAAATACTACGGCGCAACGGGCACGAGGTAGTAGAAGTACTGGTGGGGAAGAGCAATACCCGTCGCCTGCCGGGTTTCTTCAATCGCAGCATACAGGCACCTGTGAAACGCTTTCTCAGTCCGAACTTTCTGCCTACACCTGCCAATAAGCGGATCAGCATGTCTCGCAGTATCGCATATAATCTGATGCAGGTTCCTGCTTATCTGCGTAGCATCTGTTATATTCATCGGCGTATCCATGAAACTGATGCGGACCTCGTAATCAACTTTTATGAGTTACTGACGGGCTTGACTTATCTTCTTTTCCGCCCTTCTATACCGCAGATCAGTGTCGGTCATCAATATCTTTTCCTGCATCATGACTTTGAGTTTCCCCAAAAAAATCCCGTAAGCCTGCTGATGCTTCGTTTTTTTACGCGACTCACGTGTATCGGAGCCAAAGAGAAGCTGGCTCTCTCATTCCGTCCGATGGAAACGGATGAAGAAGCGTATATACGCGTGGTACCGCCTTTGCTGCGACGTGAAGTGCTTTGTTGCGAAGCTACTGCCGGAGAGTATATACACGGTTATATGGTTAATGCCGGATTTGGAAAAAGTATCTCCCAGTGGCATGAGCAGCACCCTGAAGTGCCTTTGCACTTCTTCTGGGACAAACCGGATGAGCCGGAAGTGTGTCGGATGGATGAAACATTGTCATTTCATCAGTTGGATGACGAAAAATTCCTTCGCTATATGTCGGGTTGCCGGGCGTATGCCACTACGGCAGGCTTTGAATCCGTTTGTGAGGCTATGTATCTGGGTAAGCCTTTGTTGATGGTGCCGGCGCACATCGAACAGGATTGTAACGCTTATGATGCGGCACGAGGCGGAGCAGGTATTATTTCCGATAATTTTGAGGTAGACCGTTTGTTAGAATTTGCCCGGAGTGAGTATCAACCCGAAAAGAATTTCCGTAGCTGGGTGCGCAGTTGTGAGTGGCGGTTGCTGAACTGTATAGAAACAGCGGAAGGAATAGGCTTTATGAATGATTATAAATTGATATATGAATAA
- a CDS encoding potassium/proton antiporter, whose protein sequence is MIFTAENILLIGSILLFISIIVGKTGYRFGVPALLLFLVVGMIFGSDGFGLQFHNAKEAQFIGMVALSVILFSGGMDTKFSEIKPILVPGIVLSTFGVLLTAVFTGFFIWWISGMSWSNIYLPITTSLLLASTMSSTDSASVFAILRSQKMNLKHNLRPMLELESGSNDPMAYMLTIVLIQFIQSGGMGIAGIFGSFIIQFIVGAAAGYLLGKLAILMLNKLNIDNQALYPILLLAFVFFTFAITDLLKGNGYLAVYIAGIMVGNNKIMHRKEIYTFMDGLTWLFQIIMFLCLGLLVNPHELLDIALVATLIGVFMIVIGRPLSVFLCLLPFGKKITNRSRLFVSWVGLRGAVPIIFATYPVVAQVPGADVIFNIVFFITIVSLVIQGTTVSLAARLLKLSTPLEKTGNEFGVELPEEIDSDLSDMTVTTEMLEEGDTLKDITLPNGALVMIVKRGTEFLIPNGSLKLHLGDKLLLISDKKSSN, encoded by the coding sequence ATGATTTTTACAGCAGAAAATATTCTTTTAATTGGTTCTATCTTACTTTTCATTAGTATTATTGTCGGCAAAACCGGCTATCGATTCGGAGTCCCTGCCCTGTTACTGTTCCTTGTCGTCGGCATGATTTTCGGTAGCGATGGTTTCGGACTACAGTTTCATAACGCTAAAGAAGCACAATTTATTGGTATGGTTGCTCTTAGCGTTATTTTGTTTTCCGGCGGTATGGATACTAAATTCAGCGAAATTAAACCAATTCTTGTTCCGGGTATTGTCCTCTCCACATTCGGTGTACTGCTTACCGCTGTCTTTACAGGATTCTTCATCTGGTGGATCTCCGGCATGAGTTGGTCAAATATTTATCTTCCTATCACTACATCCCTACTACTTGCCTCCACCATGTCATCTACTGATTCCGCTTCAGTATTTGCCATCTTGCGTTCGCAGAAAATGAATCTGAAACATAACCTTCGTCCCATGCTGGAGCTCGAAAGTGGTAGTAATGACCCCATGGCTTACATGCTTACCATCGTGCTGATACAGTTCATACAATCCGGTGGAATGGGTATTGCAGGTATCTTCGGTTCGTTCATTATCCAATTTATAGTAGGTGCGGCTGCCGGATACCTTCTCGGCAAACTTGCCATCCTCATGCTGAATAAACTCAACATTGATAATCAGGCTCTTTATCCCATTCTTCTGCTTGCATTTGTATTTTTCACTTTCGCCATTACCGATCTTCTGAAAGGAAACGGTTACCTCGCCGTTTACATTGCCGGTATTATGGTAGGTAACAACAAGATAATGCATCGCAAAGAGATTTATACTTTCATGGATGGATTGACTTGGCTGTTCCAAATCATCATGTTCCTTTGCCTCGGTTTGTTGGTAAATCCTCACGAATTACTCGATATCGCTTTGGTAGCAACGCTGATCGGTGTATTTATGATTGTTATTGGTCGTCCGCTTAGTGTCTTCCTCTGCTTGCTGCCTTTCGGCAAGAAGATTACAAACCGTTCGCGACTCTTCGTTTCCTGGGTAGGTTTGCGCGGAGCAGTGCCTATCATCTTCGCCACTTATCCGGTAGTAGCGCAAGTACCGGGTGCCGACGTGATCTTCAATATCGTATTCTTCATCACGATTGTTTCCCTCGTTATCCAGGGTACTACCGTTTCTTTAGCTGCTCGCTTACTGAAACTTTCTACCCCGTTGGAAAAGACCGGCAATGAATTCGGTGTGGAATTGCCCGAAGAAATAGACAGTGATCTCAGTGATATGACCGTTACTACGGAGATGCTGGAAGAAGGCGATACCCTGAAGGATATCACTCTGCCTAATGGAGCACTCGTAATGATTGTGAAACGAGGCACGGAATTTCTGATACCGAACGGATCGCTGAAATTACATTTGGGGGATAAGCTGTTACTGATTTCGGATAAGAAGAGTAGTAATTAA